From Eremothecium sinecaudum strain ATCC 58844 chromosome III, complete sequence:
ATCAATAGTAAGTTCTGCCGCCCTTTTCCTAGCTCTATATGCATTATCACGTTTCCTACGCATTGCTCGTTGGCGTTCTAACTTTTCTTGAGGGGATATGGACTGTATTTCTCCTTTCGTTATTGTTTCGCGTTTATCTAAAGACAAAATATCATTTCTTAGATCTTTGGATCCAGAAACCAAAACTGAACTATCGTTGTCTATACTATATGCATTGCCTTCCGTCATTCCCACTGTATTATTCATTAAGGATTCATTATCAATACTGTTCTCACCTTGAGTTCCATCTGTATGACTTTTTAAGGATAAAATGTTGTCCGAGGCCGAAGTATGAACCATTTCAATATGGTGTACGCCCTTTGAGTACTTAGCCTCCATAAAGAACTGAATTTGATGTCCCACTACAAAGCTTTATATGGGCCTAAGGGATGTTCTTCTTTCCTTTATGTTTGAGAGATTGGTGATTATAATGACTTAATTCGCAATATATGAATGATGTATATTTATCACTTTTCACGCAATACCAAGGCATGTTTAATGTGTGCTCACGAATATATCCTTTGTTGGGCCACTATAAACTCATATGTTTATTGGTTCAATTAAGATTTTTAATTGTGCATATGATGCTAGGCATCTCACATGGTCGAGTAGACTGAAAGTTAGGTGGGTTTGCATATTTTATTCAGTGTTATCAGAAATGGACTGCTATCACTACTAGTTACGTCACTTGCGAATGATGCCCAGCCAGTTTAAACGCTGGGGACTCAACATAGGATGGAATGTTAGTAGAATGCAACTGTATGTCCGGAAAGCTACATATTAAGACAGTGAGACTCAATACGCACTTCCAAATACACCTAAATCTGGCTTTAGGTTAACCTATTAACTATAACTAACGCAGGAATGGCCACACCGGGCTGAAGTGTGCCAGTGAGCGTACAATTTATGGAGGTAAAATTTCACTGTGTTTCCTTCAATGTGTAACATTTTTACTGTTACACGAAAGCAGACCTATCAGAAATTGCTTCTAAATAGCTTATTATGGAATAGCGACTTTATTCCAACGAATGAATGTCTTTAACAGCAGGAATATCAGATGAGGTCAATTTTTTGGACAATTTCCAAACATGAACAATATTATCCTCTTCGACACTGCCCATAAGCCACGGGATTTGACGATTGAAAGAAAACTCATTTACACCACTTTTATGACCTGCGTGCATCATCATCAATTCTGGAACCCCATCATCTGCATCATCGGGTGCTTGTTCGGCTCCTATTTGGGTCAAGTCCCAAATTACTACACGTCTATCATTACCACTGCTACAAAGTATACCATCGATATGCGGTGAAAATTCTAGACTCGTTACAGAAGCTTGGTGACCGACCATGCTATGCAATTGAATTGAAGTATTCCTCATATCATATAGGTATACTTGAGAATCTGTTCCGGCAGCAGCAAATAGATTTGTGTTATGCTTGCTAAAAGCCAATGTATTGAAAGGGGAAGCCGTTTCTAGGGTTCTAATAGGCTTTGATAGCGATCTTTCGTCATGTAGTAATAAACGGTTATCTTCCGAAACTGTCCCAAGTATATTCCCATCGAGTTCATGCCACTTCGCGTCATTCACAACGTAATTATGTGCAGTTATAACATTTTTTGGCTTAACACTTGAACTGATATCCCAAATAGCGACAGTTGAGTCATCGGAGGCTGAGACTAATATCCCTGGTACTATGGGATTGAATGCCAAACCATATCCGTTTTCCTTGTGATGCGACAACCTTTTAATTAAACCCTCCGCTTTTGGTTTTGATCTATCGTATATAAACACCTCCCCACTACCATTAATTGTAGCAATGATGTTACTGTCTGATGGCATATATCTAGCTCTGATGACTTCTCCATCATGCTTATATTTTCTTATAATTGAGATTTTAGACTTATTGTCGTTTGATAATTCATCGTGCCCCACAGTAGATGCAAGTAATTCCTTGGGTAAATCCACTGCAGCAATTTTTAGATAGTTTTCTTCATAGTCAGTTGTATGGGTTCCAAGCAGCAATTCCTGTCTACAGCTATCCACAGGTTCATTTGAAGGAAGCCATTGTATTGTTAACGAAGGCCATGTCAGACTAGTTTCACTTACAAAGTCGTACAACAGCGGTACGTTGGATTTCCAAAGTTCATACTCCTCCTCAATTGACAAAGATTGAGCCTCATTTGCGTTATTTTCACTCATACTATAACAAAGACCTGTTGACTAAAAGTGTTCCAAGTAGAGTTATATCATCTATATCATTAATCTTTTTACATTTTACAAGGTTAACACCCAAACATAAACCCTCCGCTAAAATGTAATGCATTTAAAATAATTATGACAGCTACAATAATATTAAAGTAAAACCACATAAAATAATACTTACTTTTAATATGATTTATGAGTAATTACATGAATTTAATCTATCTTTTAAAGTCTATAATAACATTTCACCTTCTTTTAGTTACCTTAGAAGAATCTTTTTCTATGATCTCATCGATACCACCAAGTTCTTCCAATTgatcttcttcaaaacGTATCTGTTCTCGTCTTTCCCACCACCGTTCTTGACATAAATCAAAGGAATGCTTCTTGAGATGTTTTCCTTTAGCATCGCCTCTTACGTTATGGTTATTAGTGATTGCCCATTCTAGGAATTTAGGACCGGTACGGACATAAAAGGCGCGCAATGTTTCAAATGCCTTAGGATGAGGCAACCATGGCCGTGGATCAAGTATCTCTCCCTCAGTCAAAGATAGattatcttcttcttcttcttcttcctcctcgTCTTTCTCAGCGACAAGTTTCTGATCGTCTATAAGCTCTTCAtcgtcttcatcttcgtcaCCATCATCATActcatcttcgtcatcttTTTCGTCATCTAGTTCACCTAGTTCTTTAGCTCTATTAACAGCAGCTAAATCCTCCCAATAAACTTGAACGCCATCTACCCTATTCATGTCAATGCTATAAAATGAGTCAATTAGATAATCTTTTTCACCTTGTTCCCATATACCACCGAGAATAAAGAGGATATCGCCTACAACC
This genomic window contains:
- the HAT2 gene encoding Hat2p (Syntenic homolog of Ashbya gossypii ACR017W; Syntenic homolog of Saccharomyces cerevisiae YEL056W (HAT2)), with product MSENNANEAQSLSIEEEYELWKSNVPLLYDFVSETSLTWPSLTIQWLPSNEPVDSCRQELLLGTHTTDYEENYLKIAAVDLPKELLASTVGHDELSNDNKSKISIIRKYKHDGEVIRARYMPSDSNIIATINGSGEVFIYDRSKPKAEGLIKRLSHHKENGYGLAFNPIVPGILVSASDDSTVAIWDISSSVKPKNVITAHNYVVNDAKWHELDGNILGTVSEDNRLLLHDERSLSKPIRTLETASPFNTLAFSKHNTNLFAAAGTDSQVYLYDMRNTSIQLHSMVGHQASVTSLEFSPHIDGILCSSGNDRRVVIWDLTQIGAEQAPDDADDGVPELMMMHAGHKSGVNEFSFNRQIPWLMGSVEEDNIVHVWKLSKKLTSSDIPAVKDIHSLE